A DNA window from Agrobacterium vaccinii contains the following coding sequences:
- a CDS encoding ABC transporter ATP-binding protein — translation MIRIEHVSLHYGAAQILKDISVTLPKGGITALIGPNGAGKSSLLGLMARLQPLQTGSISVDDLPIGSTPTRDLAKKLAILRQDNQVASRLTVKELVGFGRFPHNRGHQSQGDIDMIEEALRLFDLSDLSGRFLETLSGGQRQRALVAMSFCQDTDYLLLDEPLNNLDMYFSQELMRSLRKIADEDAKTIVIVLHDINYASGFADRIIGMRNGEIVADGSPRDIMTSETLHSIYGFHIPVTDIGHQRIALPFQFSQSPK, via the coding sequence ATGATCCGGATCGAACACGTCTCGCTGCATTACGGCGCAGCGCAAATTTTGAAAGATATTTCCGTGACGCTTCCCAAGGGCGGGATTACCGCCCTCATCGGCCCTAATGGTGCTGGGAAATCATCCCTTTTGGGTTTGATGGCGCGCCTTCAGCCGTTGCAGACAGGGTCGATCAGCGTGGACGATCTGCCCATAGGCTCAACGCCGACGCGGGACCTTGCTAAAAAACTCGCGATTTTGCGTCAGGATAATCAGGTCGCGAGCCGTCTGACGGTGAAGGAACTGGTCGGTTTCGGGCGCTTTCCGCACAATCGCGGCCACCAGTCTCAAGGCGACATAGATATGATCGAGGAGGCGCTAAGACTCTTCGATCTTTCCGATCTGTCAGGCCGTTTTCTCGAAACCCTTTCCGGCGGGCAGCGCCAGAGAGCGCTGGTCGCCATGTCGTTTTGCCAGGACACCGACTACCTGCTTCTGGACGAACCGCTCAACAATCTCGATATGTATTTTTCACAGGAGTTGATGCGATCCCTGCGCAAAATCGCAGACGAGGACGCCAAGACGATCGTCATCGTTCTCCATGACATCAATTATGCCAGCGGATTTGCGGACAGAATTATTGGAATGCGTAATGGTGAAATCGTCGCCGATGGCAGCCCTCGGGATATCATGACGTCGGAGACGCTACACTCGATCTATGGATTTCATATTCCGGTGACGGATATCGGACATCAGCGCATCGCCCTGCCTTTTCAGTTTTCGCAAAGCCCTAAATGA
- a CDS encoding DUF2218 domain-containing protein — protein sequence MMETTAALRTEHAAKYIAQLCKHFAHKVDVSHSEGHGECRFTCGTAIMDADSDELTIRCTASDEDQLKETQHVIESHLLRFAFREELQPLQWSPSSATAKPDTLQTET from the coding sequence ATGATGGAAACAACGGCAGCGCTGCGCACCGAACATGCGGCGAAATATATCGCACAGCTGTGCAAGCACTTTGCCCACAAGGTCGATGTTTCGCATTCGGAAGGCCATGGTGAATGCCGTTTTACCTGCGGCACCGCCATTATGGATGCGGATAGCGATGAACTGACGATCCGCTGCACGGCTTCTGACGAAGACCAATTGAAAGAAACGCAGCACGTGATCGAAAGCCATCTTTTGCGCTTTGCCTTTCGGGAAGAGTTGCAGCCGTTGCAATGGTCGCCATCTTCGGCAACAGCCAAACCCGACACGTTGCAAACCGAGACGTGA
- a CDS encoding FdhF/YdeP family oxidoreductase yields MDKSKGGTVKKVKYAPYNMPTGGWGSIKSVVKNAVTQKAVRTAPGLMTDHNKKGGYACTSCAWAKPGKPHLAEFCENGAKATFWDLTAKRTTPEFFSKHTVTELLDWADYDLENEGRLTHPMRYDAATDRYQEVSWAEAFADICLKLKGYDPQSVVFYASGRASLETSYMYQLLARLYGNNNLPDSSNMCHETTSVALPQSIGTPVGTILLEDYQHTDCILSFGQNVGTNAPRLLHSLQEVRERGAPVVVFNPLKERGWREFVNPQSPGQMLTNKPTDIATQYYQVNAGGDIAAMVGMAKCLFEWDDEAIADGRPRVLDVAFIEEHTHGLAEFENYVRTMPWSDILATSGLSHSSIEAAARTYSQARNVIAIYGMGLTQHRYGISNVQMLINLLLMRGNIGRPGAGICPVRGHSNVQGQRTVGISEKTKLVPLDRLGEQYGFEPPRKDGVNTVEACEGIIDGSIKAFIGLGGNFVRAIPERTLMEEKWRGLDLSVQIATKLNRSHLITGATTYLLPTLVRTEIDEQATGPQIVTIEDSTTCIHASRGKYKPAAESLLSEPRIVAEIAKHALTPNPKVPWDEWVGDYSRVRDAIEATYPEPFKDFNKRLDIPGGFPRPVPARNRIWETDTGKANFKLPKALCSGFSTGEDRNVLSLITLRSNDQFNTTVYGYDDRLRGIHKSRMILMMNADDRVRLGIAKDGLATITTAVDDGIVRVLSGMQVIDYDLPPGSCAGYFPECNSLIPLWQHDEESKTPAAKSIPVRVAPA; encoded by the coding sequence ATGGATAAGAGCAAGGGTGGAACGGTGAAAAAAGTCAAATATGCGCCATACAACATGCCAACAGGCGGTTGGGGATCAATCAAATCCGTTGTCAAAAATGCCGTGACGCAAAAGGCCGTCAGGACCGCCCCGGGTCTGATGACAGACCACAACAAAAAGGGCGGTTATGCCTGTACCAGTTGCGCCTGGGCCAAGCCGGGCAAACCGCATCTGGCGGAGTTTTGTGAAAACGGTGCCAAGGCGACATTCTGGGACCTGACGGCCAAGCGCACCACGCCCGAATTCTTTTCCAAACACACCGTCACCGAACTGCTTGATTGGGCCGACTACGATCTGGAAAACGAGGGACGTTTGACGCATCCCATGCGATATGATGCGGCGACCGACAGGTATCAGGAAGTGAGTTGGGCCGAAGCATTTGCAGATATCTGCCTCAAACTCAAAGGCTATGATCCGCAGTCCGTCGTATTCTATGCATCAGGTCGCGCATCGCTTGAGACCTCCTACATGTACCAATTGCTGGCGCGGCTCTATGGTAACAACAATCTCCCAGACAGTTCCAACATGTGTCATGAAACGACGTCTGTGGCCTTGCCGCAAAGCATTGGAACCCCAGTCGGCACCATCCTGCTGGAAGATTACCAGCATACGGATTGCATTCTTTCCTTTGGTCAGAACGTCGGCACCAACGCCCCCCGCCTGTTGCACAGCTTGCAGGAGGTCCGCGAGCGCGGAGCACCGGTCGTGGTGTTCAATCCGCTGAAAGAACGTGGCTGGCGCGAATTCGTCAATCCCCAAAGTCCCGGGCAGATGCTGACCAACAAGCCGACCGATATTGCCACGCAATATTATCAGGTCAATGCTGGCGGTGATATCGCAGCGATGGTCGGCATGGCCAAGTGTCTGTTCGAATGGGATGACGAGGCCATTGCCGATGGAAGGCCGCGCGTCCTCGATGTCGCGTTTATCGAGGAGCACACCCACGGTCTAGCCGAATTCGAAAACTACGTCAGAACCATGCCATGGTCCGATATTCTTGCCACGTCCGGGCTCAGCCACTCCTCCATCGAAGCAGCGGCAAGGACCTACTCTCAGGCACGCAATGTCATCGCCATCTATGGGATGGGTCTGACCCAGCATCGTTATGGCATCAGCAACGTCCAGATGCTGATCAACCTGTTGCTCATGCGCGGCAATATCGGCAGACCCGGCGCTGGCATCTGTCCCGTACGCGGTCACTCCAATGTACAGGGCCAGAGAACGGTCGGCATATCCGAAAAAACCAAACTGGTTCCGCTCGATCGTCTGGGCGAACAATATGGTTTCGAGCCTCCGCGCAAGGATGGCGTCAACACGGTTGAGGCCTGCGAGGGTATCATCGATGGCAGCATCAAGGCCTTCATCGGCCTGGGCGGCAACTTCGTACGCGCCATTCCCGAGCGGACCTTGATGGAAGAGAAATGGCGCGGGCTCGATCTCTCGGTACAAATCGCAACCAAACTCAACCGAAGCCATCTGATCACCGGCGCCACGACCTATCTTTTGCCCACGCTGGTCAGAACGGAAATCGACGAGCAAGCCACTGGCCCGCAGATCGTCACCATCGAAGATTCCACCACCTGCATTCATGCCTCACGCGGCAAATACAAACCCGCGGCCGAAAGCCTGCTGTCGGAACCCCGAATTGTGGCTGAGATTGCAAAACACGCGTTGACGCCCAATCCAAAAGTGCCGTGGGATGAGTGGGTCGGCGATTACAGCCGTGTCAGAGATGCCATCGAAGCCACGTACCCTGAACCCTTCAAGGATTTCAACAAGCGCCTCGATATTCCCGGTGGCTTCCCGCGCCCCGTTCCGGCCAGAAACCGCATATGGGAGACAGACACCGGCAAGGCGAACTTCAAACTGCCGAAGGCGCTGTGTTCCGGATTCTCGACGGGAGAGGATCGCAACGTGCTGAGCCTCATCACCCTGCGGTCCAACGATCAGTTCAACACTACGGTCTATGGCTATGACGACCGGCTGCGCGGCATCCACAAATCCCGGATGATCCTGATGATGAATGCAGACGATCGTGTCCGATTGGGGATCGCGAAGGATGGGTTGGCCACGATTACCACCGCCGTTGACGACGGTATCGTGCGCGTGCTGAGCGGTATGCAGGTCATCGACTACGATCTGCCGCCCGGCAGCTGCGCGGGCTATTTCCCCGAATGCAATTCGCTCATTCCCTTGTGGCAGCACGATGAGGAAAGCAAGACACCAGCGGCGAAGTCCATTCCTGTCAGGGTTGCTCCGGCATGA
- a CDS encoding siderophore ABC transporter substrate-binding protein yields the protein MRLYRLFILVSLLATAAHSAEITTARGMVDIPKQPERIAVFDLAALDTLDRLGIKPAGVPQKLYLPQLEHLKSEAEAVGDIFEPDLEALSALGPDLIVLGGRSSPKLDSTARVALSIDMTMDGDDLVEQAKVRLIDYGTLFGKQAEAKAIAAELDVEIEATRNAVAGKGKVLIVMTNGPKVTAYGAGSRFGWVHATLALPPAVSTMQAATHGEAVSFEFIHKANPDWLLVVDRAAAIGSGEQGARATLDNELVASTTAWKKGQVVYLPAADFYIAAGGIQATQRVLSTIREAFSAAQ from the coding sequence ATGAGGTTATACCGACTTTTCATTCTTGTAAGCCTGCTTGCGACCGCCGCGCATAGCGCCGAGATAACGACAGCACGCGGCATGGTGGATATACCGAAGCAGCCGGAACGTATCGCGGTCTTCGATCTCGCCGCTCTCGACACCCTCGACCGCCTGGGTATCAAGCCCGCTGGCGTGCCCCAGAAGCTTTATCTTCCACAACTGGAACACCTCAAATCCGAAGCGGAAGCAGTTGGCGATATTTTCGAACCTGATCTGGAGGCGCTCAGCGCGCTTGGTCCTGATCTCATCGTGTTGGGCGGACGGTCTTCACCGAAACTCGACTCCACCGCCCGCGTCGCACTCAGCATCGACATGACCATGGATGGCGACGATCTGGTGGAGCAGGCGAAAGTGCGGCTCATCGATTACGGCACCTTGTTTGGCAAACAGGCCGAGGCGAAGGCAATCGCGGCGGAACTCGATGTGGAGATCGAGGCAACACGCAATGCAGTCGCCGGCAAGGGAAAAGTCCTGATCGTCATGACCAACGGCCCGAAAGTGACCGCCTACGGGGCCGGTTCACGCTTCGGCTGGGTTCATGCAACACTTGCCCTGCCACCGGCGGTCAGTACCATGCAGGCCGCTACACATGGTGAAGCGGTTTCCTTCGAGTTCATTCACAAGGCAAACCCAGACTGGCTGCTGGTGGTGGACCGCGCAGCCGCGATCGGTTCTGGTGAACAGGGCGCGCGCGCCACGCTCGACAATGAGCTGGTGGCCAGCACGACTGCTTGGAAAAAAGGCCAGGTCGTTTACCTGCCCGCCGCAGATTTCTACATCGCGGCTGGCGGCATTCAGGCCACGCAGCGGGTGCTGTCCACCATCAGAGAGGCCTTTTCCGCCGCACAATGA
- a CDS encoding cytochrome c oxidase assembly protein, producing MPSTLDPYCGPAPTLQNALSSWNFDPVLIACIAGVAVAFHYAAPLPRGWKTGLLVFLLIAAFVSPLCAMTSALFSVRLAHHILIGSVIVPFVVMIGWPTQRWLTKIPLEAIFVVHTAIYWVWHLPFGYAFALSGTWQYWLMQIALIVASILLWHALLSRNTSVVATTSLALGTMVQMGFLGAILTFAPVTLFEAHFATTQAFGFTPLADQQLAGVLMWTLGFAPYAIVVLWCMRTRLLHPRPAEQ from the coding sequence TTGCCGAGCACGCTTGACCCCTATTGCGGCCCAGCTCCGACGCTCCAAAATGCACTATCCTCGTGGAATTTTGACCCTGTTCTCATCGCTTGTATCGCAGGCGTTGCAGTGGCGTTTCATTATGCCGCGCCGCTTCCGAGGGGATGGAAGACAGGCCTGCTGGTTTTCCTGTTGATTGCCGCATTTGTCTCGCCGCTTTGTGCCATGACCAGCGCCCTCTTTTCTGTAAGGTTGGCCCACCATATTCTCATCGGCTCGGTCATCGTGCCTTTTGTCGTCATGATCGGCTGGCCGACACAGCGGTGGCTCACGAAAATTCCGTTGGAAGCCATCTTCGTTGTGCACACCGCAATCTACTGGGTTTGGCATCTGCCCTTCGGTTATGCCTTTGCCCTGTCAGGCACCTGGCAATACTGGCTGATGCAGATCGCGCTCATCGTCGCATCCATTCTGCTGTGGCACGCTCTGCTCTCGCGCAATACGTCGGTGGTGGCCACCACCAGCCTGGCGCTCGGCACCATGGTGCAAATGGGCTTTCTCGGCGCCATCCTGACATTTGCACCTGTAACGCTTTTCGAAGCGCATTTCGCGACAACGCAGGCCTTTGGATTCACACCGCTTGCGGATCAGCAATTGGCCGGTGTGCTGATGTGGACGCTGGGCTTTGCGCCATATGCAATCGTTGTCCTGTGGTGCATGCGCACGCGCCTGCTTCATCCCCGTCCGGCAGAGCAGTGA
- a CDS encoding ABC transporter permease yields MIASAQRHPKRLSGLAGLVLAFLCVASLGVGAGDVSVSGLWTSSDGAELLAVSRLPRTLAAVLAGAGLAIAGLIMQAIARNRFVEPATAGTAQSAELGILLVTIVWPAATLGFKTVIASIAALAGTSLFLMTAHRLPPTQPYLVPLFGLVYGGVIGAAATFIAWQADLLQYLSVWSNGDFSGVLRGRYEMLWIGALLVAAAWATADRMTIMTLGRETSIGLGINYQRMLQIGLVIIAIISAVTVVVIGIIPFVGLVVPNLVSRLMGDNLRATLPVTALFGAILTLGCDIIGRIIRFPYEIPVGTVMGVVGAILFLLLLRRRADA; encoded by the coding sequence ATGATCGCTTCAGCACAACGGCATCCGAAACGACTGTCTGGACTGGCGGGCTTAGTGCTCGCCTTTTTGTGTGTCGCCAGCCTCGGCGTCGGCGCGGGCGATGTTTCCGTCAGCGGCCTTTGGACCTCATCCGATGGCGCGGAATTGCTGGCTGTCAGCCGCCTACCGAGAACATTGGCGGCAGTGCTGGCGGGTGCTGGCCTGGCGATTGCCGGGCTGATCATGCAAGCCATCGCCCGCAACCGCTTCGTTGAACCGGCGACTGCGGGTACCGCCCAGTCTGCTGAGCTTGGCATTCTGCTCGTCACGATCGTTTGGCCCGCGGCCACGTTAGGCTTCAAAACCGTAATTGCCAGCATTGCTGCACTTGCAGGAACCAGCCTGTTTCTGATGACCGCGCATCGTCTGCCACCCACCCAACCCTATCTCGTTCCCCTGTTCGGGCTGGTCTATGGCGGCGTGATCGGTGCAGCAGCCACTTTCATCGCCTGGCAGGCCGATCTCCTGCAATATCTCTCGGTGTGGAGCAATGGTGATTTTTCCGGTGTTCTGCGCGGACGTTATGAAATGCTCTGGATTGGTGCGCTGCTGGTGGCCGCAGCCTGGGCGACGGCAGACCGCATGACCATCATGACGCTGGGTCGCGAAACCAGCATCGGACTTGGCATCAATTACCAACGCATGCTGCAAATCGGGCTCGTCATCATCGCCATCATTTCAGCGGTCACGGTCGTTGTCATCGGCATCATCCCCTTCGTCGGTCTTGTCGTTCCCAACCTCGTTTCAAGGCTGATGGGCGACAATTTGCGCGCCACCTTGCCTGTCACAGCACTTTTTGGCGCCATCCTGACATTGGGTTGCGACATCATCGGACGGATCATTCGTTTCCCTTACGAAATTCCGGTCGGCACGGTGATGGGCGTCGTCGGCGCAATCCTCTTCCTGCTGCTCCTTCGTCGGCGCGCCGATGCTTAA
- a CDS encoding iron chelate uptake ABC transporter family permease subunit: MLKRPLFILALVALGCIICFMTIGLRGNLAFVLGLRAVKLAALIEVGIAIAISTVVFQTVTANRILTPSIMGMDALYVFGQILLVFLFGSLAYTTLDSRLKFAGEIILLMALTCALVLPMLRARWDTGLMLLCGVVVGVLFRSLHSLLARLIDPNDFAIVQGGSFVNFNDVKTDLLAIASLLTAGALICIWRARHSLDIVALGRDAAIGLGIDWPKTQIACLLMVSALVAVSTALVGPVAFLGLLFVALAEQIVQSRRHAVLIPAAALVAIIVLVGGQTLFQHGLGNSSTLGVVIEFAGGIVFLILLWRGSRR; the protein is encoded by the coding sequence ATGCTTAAGCGACCATTGTTCATTCTGGCGCTGGTGGCACTTGGCTGCATCATCTGTTTCATGACGATCGGCCTGCGCGGCAATCTTGCTTTCGTGCTTGGCCTACGCGCCGTCAAACTGGCCGCGCTAATCGAGGTTGGCATCGCCATCGCCATCTCAACCGTCGTCTTTCAAACCGTCACCGCGAACCGCATTCTGACGCCCTCCATCATGGGAATGGACGCGCTTTATGTTTTCGGACAAATCCTGCTCGTCTTCCTGTTCGGCAGTCTCGCCTATACGACACTGGATTCGCGCCTGAAATTTGCAGGCGAAATCATCCTTCTGATGGCGCTGACATGTGCTCTAGTCCTACCCATGCTGCGCGCGCGCTGGGACACGGGGCTGATGCTGCTCTGCGGTGTCGTCGTCGGTGTCCTGTTTCGCAGCCTTCACTCGCTTCTCGCCCGGCTAATCGATCCGAATGATTTCGCTATCGTGCAGGGCGGCAGTTTCGTCAATTTTAACGATGTAAAAACCGATCTTCTGGCCATCGCCTCGCTGCTGACCGCTGGGGCGCTGATCTGCATCTGGCGCGCGCGCCATAGCCTCGATATCGTGGCCCTTGGCAGGGACGCCGCAATCGGGCTGGGCATCGATTGGCCAAAAACCCAGATTGCCTGTCTTCTCATGGTCTCAGCGCTGGTGGCTGTCTCCACCGCACTGGTGGGTCCCGTCGCTTTTCTCGGACTGCTGTTCGTCGCACTTGCGGAGCAGATCGTTCAATCACGTCGCCATGCGGTGCTGATCCCGGCAGCAGCACTCGTTGCGATCATCGTGCTCGTTGGCGGGCAGACCTTGTTTCAGCATGGCCTCGGAAACAGTTCGACGCTCGGCGTGGTCATCGAATTTGCCGGTGGCATCGTCTTTCTCATCCTACTCTGGCGCGGGAGCCGCAGATGA
- a CDS encoding formate/nitrite transporter family protein, translating to MSAFPKPAELTENAFEALATKAGQPVKTIAILGLLAGVYIGLGGVAATVALAGADAMPFGVAQILAGLVFSLGLAAVVVAGAELFTGNTLFAGPVLFGKVSAVVAFRALLVAYVANFIGSILLAVIVFAARFHEADDGAVGAAAIDLATTKVEKGFFAVLASGIIANILVCLGVWFAFAGNSVTEKLAGIFLPVTVFVAAGFEHSVANMYLLPYAYLLEQNQVGLPSITISSIVSNISAATLGNIVGGGLVGVTYGYLFNNKNALK from the coding sequence ATGAGCGCGTTTCCCAAGCCTGCAGAGTTGACGGAAAACGCATTCGAAGCGTTAGCGACAAAGGCCGGGCAGCCAGTGAAAACTATCGCGATCCTCGGGCTATTAGCGGGCGTTTACATTGGTTTGGGTGGCGTCGCTGCCACCGTCGCACTGGCAGGCGCAGACGCCATGCCCTTTGGCGTGGCGCAGATCCTCGCTGGTTTGGTCTTTTCCCTGGGCTTGGCTGCCGTGGTTGTCGCGGGTGCCGAACTCTTTACCGGTAACACCCTTTTTGCTGGGCCCGTGCTGTTCGGCAAAGTGTCTGCTGTCGTTGCATTTCGCGCTCTGCTGGTCGCCTATGTCGCGAACTTCATTGGCTCGATTTTGCTCGCCGTCATCGTCTTCGCTGCACGATTTCACGAGGCTGATGATGGGGCTGTCGGTGCAGCCGCTATCGACTTAGCAACGACGAAAGTCGAAAAAGGCTTTTTCGCCGTGCTCGCAAGCGGCATCATCGCCAATATTCTTGTTTGTCTTGGCGTGTGGTTCGCATTTGCAGGCAACAGCGTCACAGAAAAACTCGCCGGAATTTTCCTGCCGGTGACGGTTTTCGTGGCGGCGGGCTTTGAGCATTCGGTTGCGAACATGTATTTGCTGCCATACGCCTATCTGCTTGAACAAAACCAGGTCGGCTTACCCTCAATCACCATCTCGTCGATCGTGAGCAATATCTCGGCGGCCACACTCGGCAATATCGTGGGAGGTGGCTTGGTCGGCGTCACCTATGGCTATCTTTTCAACAATAAAAACGCTTTGAAGTGA
- a CDS encoding CopD family protein produces the protein MVFIKFLHIMAISVWAAGLVSLPGLYVQRAHIVRDDDLFRLQKIVRFSYVRVISPAAFIAIATGTVLIFLQNPFSAWFSMKLAFVGIMVVIHVMTGLVIIRLFNDGEVYPVWRFVSVTIISGFVVGAIFFLVLARPDAPFALPSGWAEPGALKQLISHISPWEIP, from the coding sequence ATGGTATTCATCAAATTCCTGCACATCATGGCCATTTCCGTTTGGGCCGCCGGGCTCGTCAGCCTGCCGGGGCTGTACGTGCAGCGGGCCCATATCGTGAGGGATGATGACCTTTTCCGGCTTCAGAAGATCGTCCGTTTTTCCTACGTGCGCGTCATCTCGCCTGCCGCATTCATCGCCATTGCCACCGGCACCGTCCTGATTTTTCTGCAGAACCCGTTCAGTGCATGGTTTTCCATGAAGCTGGCATTCGTCGGCATCATGGTCGTCATCCACGTCATGACCGGCCTCGTCATCATCCGCCTCTTCAACGATGGCGAGGTGTACCCGGTATGGCGCTTTGTTTCGGTCACCATCATCAGCGGGTTTGTGGTGGGAGCTATCTTTTTTCTGGTGCTGGCGCGACCGGACGCACCCTTTGCCCTGCCATCAGGATGGGCAGAGCCGGGCGCGCTCAAACAGCTTATCTCGCACATCAGTCCTTGGGAGATACCATGA